The Lycium barbarum isolate Lr01 chromosome 9, ASM1917538v2, whole genome shotgun sequence genome has a segment encoding these proteins:
- the LOC132610036 gene encoding probable galacturonosyltransferase-like 7: MFWVTKFSGFFAVAMVIIVLSPSLQSFPPAEAIRSSNIPFQITSNNVPLNRFSFRLAPIFKNAAECTTILRESSVCNPSLVHVAITLDVEYLRGSIAAVHSILHHSTCPESIFFHFLVSQTNLETLVRSTFPQLKFKVYYFDPDRVRNIISTSVRHALEQPLNYARNYLADLLEPCVSRVIYLDSDLVVVDDILKLWSTNLRKMTIGAPEYCHANFTKYFTTSFWSDPRFSGTFSGRKPCYFNTGVMVIDLKKWRRVGYTKRIEKWMDIQKTNRIYELGSLPPFLLVFAGHVAPIEHRWNQHGLGGDNVKGSCRDLHAGPVSLLHWSGSGKPWIRLDSKKPCPLDSLWAPYDLYGFST, translated from the coding sequence ATGTTCTGGGTCACCAAATTTTCAGGTTTTTTTGCAGTGGCAATGGTAATAATTGTTCTTTCTCCATCTTTACAATCATTCCCACCAGCTGAAGCCATTAGATCTTCCAATATTCCCTTTCAAATCACCTCCAATAATGTTCCTCTTAATCGCTTTTCTTTTCGTCTAGCCCCTATTTTCAAAAATGCAGCTGAATGTACCACAATATTAAGGGAATCTAGTGTGTGTAATCCTTCACTTGTACACGTAGCGATTACTCTTGATGTGGAGTATTTACGTGGTTCAATTGCAGCTGTTCATTCAATTTTACACCATTCAACTTGTCCTGAAAGTatattcttccattttcttgtttCCCAGACAAACCTTGAAACCCTAGTTCGATCTACTTTCCCTCAATTGAAATTCAAGGTTTATTATTTCGACCCGGATAGGGTCCGAAATATTATATCTACTTCTGTTAGACACGCGCTTGAACAACCGTTAAATTACGCGAGAAATTACCTTGCTGACCTTTTGGAACCTTGTGTTAGTAGAGTTATTTACTTGGATTCAgatcttgttgttgttgatgatattttgaAACTATGGTCTACAAATTTGCGTAAAATGACAATTGGAGCCCCAGAATACTGTCACGCAAATTTCACTAAATATTTCACAACGTCATTTTGGTCCGACCCGAGATTTTCCGGGACTTTTTCGGGTCGGAAACCGTGTTATTTTAATACGGGTGTTATGGTTATAGATCTGAAGAAATGGAGACGGGTCGGGTATACGAAACGGATAGAGAAATGGATGGATATACAGAAAACGAATCGGATCTATGAACTCGGGTCATTACCACCGTTTCTATTAGTTTTCGCTGGACACGTGGCGCCAATTGAGCATAGGTGGAACCAACACGGTTTAGGTGGTGATAACGTTAAAGGAAGTTGTCGTGATTTACATGCCGGTCCGGTTAGTTTACTACATTGGAGCGGTTCAGGTAAACCGTGGATCCGGCTCGACTCAAAAAAACCGTGCCCACTTGATTCGTTATGGGCACCTTACGATTTGTATGGATTCTCGACGTGA